In a single window of the Salvelinus alpinus chromosome 15, SLU_Salpinus.1, whole genome shotgun sequence genome:
- the LOC139540118 gene encoding uncharacterized protein, protein MKVFEVGDSVSRFRLAESCVGLAGCLCVAYSVWTPRWLNDKGLWTNGDNSTNTDNDQTRGIIFNTLEAEQVFGVLSFFMAVSSGALCLVFALCWTSQTVRSYSNTRSLLMAGQALYPTVLLLLVLGPTGFFFLLSWSLFTYQHWVEINDDFTCLGSSYWMGALGWALLLVALPVVFLVEQCVVPDIRTDLMKATEGWRRASEVPHAKHSFSESHQHCQEDDSHEDVERSLKMYMSVP, encoded by the exons ATGAAGGTGTTTGAGGTGGGAGACTCGGTGAGTCGGTTCAGGCTGGCTGAGTCGTGTGTGGGGCTGGcagggtgtctgtgtgtggcctACTCTGTGTGGACCCCTCGCTGGCTCAATGACAAGGGACTGTGGACTAATGGCGACAACAGCACCAACACTGACAATGACCAGACCAGGGGCATTATCTTTAACA CCCTGGAGGCAGAGCAAGTGTTTGGGGTGCTGTCTTTCTTCATGGCTGTGAGTTCTGGGGCTCTGTGTCTGGTGTTCGCCCTCTGCTGGACGTCCCAGACGGTGCGCTCCTACTCCAACACCCGCTCTCTACTTATGGCAGGCCAGGCCCTCTACCCCACTGTCCTGCTGCTCCTCGTTTTGGGACCCACAG gATTTTTCTTCCTCCTCAGCTGGTCCCTCTTCACCTACCAGCACTGGGTGGAGATCAACGATGACTTCACCTGCCTGGGATCCTCCTATTGGATGGGCGCCCTGGGCTGGGCCCTGCTATTGGTTGCTCTGCCCGTGGTCTTCCTGGTGGAGCAATGTGTGGTCCCGGACATCCGGACGGACCTCATGAAGGCCACCGAGGGGTGGCGGCGTGCCTCTGAGGTACCGCACGCCAAACACTCATTCAGCGAGAGCCATCAACATTGTCAAGAAGACGACAGTCATGAAGACGTAGAGAGAAGCCTGAAGATGTACATGTcagtaccctga